In one Bombyx mori chromosome 4, ASM3026992v2 genomic region, the following are encoded:
- the LOC110386596 gene encoding uncharacterized protein LOC110386596, translating into MLIFEIILLYVVSGPSHALTGGTSHNITTCEEFERGARFDPYAIIDSMWKIFYFWANTTEINPIVFSLPAKKRLAKFKEVIEAIEPHLEVEWQKATMFMTPRPGVEVLLLHATTPGAFRALVKQEQRHKARPQPVPLVKFADIRIKLVNQFMGMMCCEDLTAYALARTDSIPTTEKSCKEAADKIGYKGPDGRSYLFLQKRQIDDEF; encoded by the exons ATGTtgatatttgaaattattttgttgTACGTCGTGTCGGGACCAAGTCACGCGCTCACCGGCGGCACCTCGCACAACATCACCACCTGCGAAGAATTCGAACGCGGAGCTCGGTTCGATCCATACGCGATTATCGATTCAATGTGGAAAATATTCTACTTTTGGGCAAACACAACGGAGATCAATCCAATTGTGTTTTCGTTGCCCGCAAAAAAG aggTTAGCAAAGTTTAAGGAAGTAATAGAAGCAATCGAGCCACATCTTGAGGTGGAATGGCAAAAAGCGACGATGTTCATGACCCCACGACCGGGCGTTGAGGTTCTCCTGCTGCATGCGACAACACCGGGAGCATTTCGAGCACTCGTCAAGCAAGAACAGCGTCATAAAG caaGACCACAACCAGTGCCATTAGTAAAATTCGCCGATATACGAATAAAGTTAGTAAATCAATTTATGGGAATGATGTGTTGTGAAGACCTAACTGCGTACGCTCTGGCAAGAACCGATAGCATTCCAACCACAGAAAAAAGTTGCAAAGAAGCTGCTGACAAAATCGGGTACAAAGGGCCAGATGGAAGATCTTATCTTTTTTTGCAGAAAAGGCAAATTGAcgatgaattttaa